From one Lycium barbarum isolate Lr01 chromosome 6, ASM1917538v2, whole genome shotgun sequence genomic stretch:
- the LOC132600217 gene encoding transcription factor bHLH84-like, producing MEPVLGAMSEGEWSSLSGTCSTEEANFMAQLFGSCPNEQPSSSNIGLPIFWTNHNEVSMYSSEETNNSSMYHFQSSNFQPMLLRNNSSMTLDQSSVEDRVSYPSPQVPPSNNIIETDAIEFLNKEVSNDSMESDEHMPDESVLHGKGLQLGREYDQMQVPEQSESSKKRSRSPPDHVPKNKRSVKAKKNMKSVDADEEIGKENNSNNVLHGQSSFSCCSEDESNVSNYELYGLASSDNSKGVSAPLSSKGKSRANRGSATDPQSLYARKRRERINERLRILQSLVPNGTKVDISTMLEEAVQYVKFLQLQIKLLSSDDLWMYSPIAYNGMDIGLDLKIGIPSPKS from the exons ATGGAACCAGTACTGGGAGCCATGTCTGAAGGTGAATGGAGTTCCTTAAGTGGAACATGTTCTACTGAGGAGGCTAATTTCATGGCACAGTTATTTGGTAGCTGTCCAAATGAACAACCTAGTAGTTCTAACATAGGACTTCCAATTTTTTGGACAAATCATAATGAAGTTTCAATGTATTCTTCAGAAGAGACTAATAATAGTAGCATGTACCATTTCCAAAGTAGTAATTTTCAACCAATGTTGTTGAGAAATAACTCTTCAATGACATTGGATCAGAGTAGTGTGGAAGATAGAGTGAGTTACCCTTCTCCTCAGGTGCCTCCATCTAACAATATAATCGAAACGGATGCAATTGAATTTTTGAACAAAGAAGTAAGCAATGACAGCATGGAATCAGATGAACACATGCCTGATGAATCTGTTCTTCATGGAAAAGGCTTGCAGCTAGGAAGAGAATATGATCAAATGCAAGTTCCAGAGCAATCAGAAAGCTCTAAGAAAAGATCCCGGTCGCCTCCTGATCAT GTCCCGAAGAACAAGAGAAGCGTAAAGGCAAAGAAGAACATGAAGAGCGTTGATGCTGATGAGGAGATTGGAAAGGAAAACAATAGTAATAATGTGCTTCACGGGCAGAGTTCATTTAGTTGCTGCTCAGAAGATGAATCTAATGTTTCTAATTATGAGTTATATGGATTGGCTTCGAGTGATAACTCAAAAGGAGTTTCTGCTCCCCTCAGCTCTAAAGGAAAATCCAGAGCCAACAGGGGCTCAGCAACCGATCCCCAGAGTCTGTATGCAAGG aaaagaagagagagaatTAACGAGAGATTGAGAATCTTGCAGAGCCTCGTCCCTAACGGAACAAAG GTTGATATTAGCACCATGCTTGAAGAGGCTGTTCAGTATGTCAAATTTTTGCAACTTCAAATCAAG CTCTTAAGCTCTGATGATCTATGGATGTACTCTCCCATTGCATACAATGGAATGGACATTGGGCTTGACCTGAAGATTGGCATTCCAAGTCCAAAATCGTAA
- the LOC132598948 gene encoding uncharacterized protein LOC132598948: MVVCKCRKATKLYCFVHKVPVCGECICFPEHQICVIRTYSEWVIDGEYDWPPKCCHCHSVLEEGTDAGTTRLGCLHVIHTNCLVSHIKSFPPHTAPAGYVCPACSTLIWPPKSVKDSGSRLHTKLKEAIMQTGLEKNLFGNHPVTLPGTDPRGPPPAFASDPLKHVSAGGKDSGGLAAIVTGSSKPASMDIVEIDDPTSAPSSVPNHETNFMKSTSPSGPGATTRKNTVQVERQNSEISYFADDEDGKRKKYTKRGSFRHKFLRSLIPFWSSSLPILPVTAPPRKDGSNADEVTEGRQRHHKSSRMDPRKLLLIIAIMACMATMGILYYRIAQSGLDEELPDNE, translated from the exons ATGGTGGTCTGCAAATGTCGAAAG GCAACTAAATTATACTGTTTTGTGCACAAAGTCCCTGTTTGTGGAGAATGCATATGCTTTCCTGAGCATCAAATATGCGTG ATCCGCACCTATTCAGAGTGGGTCATAGATGGAGAGTATGATTGGCCTCCAAAATGCTGCCATTGTCACTCTGTGCTTGAAGAGGGAACTGATGCTGGGACAACTCGGTTGGGTTGCTTGC ATGTAATACATACAAATTGCTTGGTTTCGCATATAAAATCTTTTCCACCACACACTGCTCCAGCTGGTTATGTCTGTCCTGCATGTTCAACTTTG ATATGGCCTCCTAAAAGTGTAAAAGATTCAGGATCACGCCTTCATACAAAGTTGAAAGAAGCTATTATGCAG ACTGGCCTGGAGAAAAATTTGTTTGGAAACCATCCAGTGACTCTGCCAGGAACAGACCCTCGAGGTCCTCCACCTGCTTTTGCTTCTGATCCGTTGAAGCATGTTTCAGCTGGTGGAAAAGATTCTGGAGGATTAGCTGCAATTGTGACAGGTTCTTCCAAACCTGCAAGCATGGACATTGTGGAGATAGATGACCCCACTTCAGCACCTTCATCTGTGCCTAATCATGAGACCAATTTCATGAAAAGCACAAGTCCTTCCGGT CCTGGAGCCACCACACGAAAGAACACAGTGCAAGTAGAAAGGCAAAACTCTGAAATATCATACTTTGCTGATGATGAAGATGGAAAGCGGAAAAAGTACACAAAGAGGG GTTCATTTCGCCATAAGTTTCTGAGATCATTGATCCCATTTTGGTCGAGTTCCTTACCAATTCTACCAGTAACTGCACCACCACGAAAAGATGGATCAAATGCTGATGAAGTCACTGAAGGTCGTCAGCGCCATCACAAGTCTTCAAGAATGGATCCAAGAAAACTCCTCCTCATTATAGCGATCAT GGCTTGCATGGCAACCATGGGTATCCTATACTATAGAATTGCTCAGAGTGGTCTAGATGAGGAGCTGCCTGATAATGAATAG
- the LOC132598949 gene encoding mitotic checkpoint protein BUB3.1 encodes MTAVTQSAGRELENPPKDGISNLRFSNHSDHLLVSSWDKTVRLYDASANALRGEFMHGGAVLDCCFHDDSSGFSASADNTVRRLVFNYGREDILGRHDAPVRCVEYSYATGQVITGSWDKTLKCWDPRGASGQEHTLVGTYTQPERVYSLSLVGNRLVVATAGRHVNVYDLRNMSQPEQRRESSLKYQTRCVRCYPNGTGYALSSVEGRVAMEFFDLSEAGQSKKYAFKCHRKSEAGRDIVYPVNAIAFHPIYGTFATGGCDGYVNVWDGNNKKRLYQYPKYPSSVAALSFSRDGRLLAVASSYTFEEGEKPHEPDAIFVRSVNEVEVKPKPKVLPNPNT; translated from the exons ATGACGGCGGTAACGCAGTCTGCCGGAAGAGAGCTCGAAAACCCGCCCAAAGACGGAATATCCAATCTCCGTTTCTCCAATCACAGTGATCACCTTCTTGTTTCTTCTTGGGATAAG ACGGTTCGTTTATATGATGCAAGTGCCAATGCCTTGAGAGGAGAGTTCATGCACGGAGGTGCAGTGCTTGATTGTTGCTTCCATGATGACTCATCTGGATTCAGTGCTAGTGCGGATAATACCGTTAGAAG GCTTGTGTTCAATTATGGAAGAGAGGATATATTGGGAAGGCATGATGCACCTGTTCGCTGCGTTGAATACTCATATGCAACTG GACAAGTGATAACTGGTAGCTGGGACAAAACATTAAAATGCTGGGATCCTAGAGGTGCAAGTGGACAGGAACATACTCTTGTTGGAACTTATACACAACCAGAGCGTGTATACTCTCTCTCCCTTGTTGGGAACCGTTTAGTAGTAGCAACTGCTGGAAGGCATGTGAATGTCTATGACTTGCGGAACATGTCTCAACCTGAACAACGGAGGGAATCTTCCTTGAAGTATCAAACTAGATGTGTGCGGTGTTATCCCAATGGAACAG GCTATGCTCTAAGTTCAGTTGAAGGTCGGGTCGCAATGGAATTTTTTGATCTCTCTGAGGCCGGTCAGTCGAAGAA ATATGCATTTAAATGTCATCGGAAATCTGAAGCTGGAAGGGATATCGTCTACCCTGTAAATGCGATTGCATTTCACCCTAT CTATGGTACTTTCGCCACTGGCGGTTGTGATGGATATGTTAATGTCTGGGATGGTAACAACAAAAAGAGGTTATATCAG TACCCTAAATATCCTTCAAGCGTTGCAGCATTGTCATTTAGCAGAGATGGTAGACTCTTGGCTGTAGCATCAAGCTATACATTTGAAGAGGGAGAAAAGCC CCATGAGCCAGATGCCATATTTGTCCGCAGCGTAAATGAAGTTGAAGTGAAGCCAAAGCCAAAAGTTTTGCCGAATCCTAACACATGA
- the LOC132598950 gene encoding zinc finger protein ZAT10-like: MALEALKSPTTTPTLPPRYQELEDTHTLDSWTKGKRSKRPRIETPPTEEEYLALCLIMLARSGAEPSSTDVKEPEKKTAELPLVEYQEPKTEQSYKCSVCDKSFSSYQALGGHKASHRKTTTTGTASDDNNPSTSTSTSGVNNVGISALNPSGRSHVCSICQKAFPTGQALGGHKRRHYEGKLGGNNRDGVHSGSVVTTSDGGASTQTHTARDFDLNMPASPELQLGLSIDCGLKSQLLIEQEVESPMPAKKPRLLFSMD, translated from the coding sequence ATGGCTCTTGAAGCTTTGAAGTCACCCACAACAACACCAACTCTACCACCACGTTATCAAGAACTTGAAGATACGCATACTTTAGATTCTTGGACCAAAGGAAAACGATCAAAACGACCACGTATTGAAACCCCACCAACTGAAGAAGAATATTTAGCCCTTTGTCTCATCATGCTCGCTCGCAGTGGCGCCGAACCCAGTTCAACTGATGTTAAAGAACCGGAGAAAAAAACCGCCGAGTTGCCACTGGTTGAATATCAAGAACCAAAAACAGAGCAATCATACAAGTGTTCCGTGTGTGACAAGTCTTTTTCTTCTTATCAAGCACTTGGTGGACACAAAGCAAGTCACCGTAAAACCACTACTACAGGCACCGCCTCTGATGATAATAATCCTTCAACGTCAACTTCAACAAGTGGTGTTAACAACGTTGGTATATCTGCTTTGAACCCAAGTGGTCGTTCACACGTGTGCTCTATTTGTCAAAAGGCTTTTCCAACTGGTCAAGCTTTGGGTGGTCACAAACGCCGCCACTATGAAGGCAAACTCGGTGGTAACAACCGTGACGGCGTTCATAGTGGTAGCGTTGTGACTACTTCTGATGGCGGCGCGTCGACTCAAACTCACACGGCGCGTGACTTTGACCTAAACATGCCTGCTTCGCCAGAATTGCAGTTAGGTTTGAGCATTGACTGTGGATTGAAAAGTCAACTTTTGATTGAACAAGAAGTGGAAAGTCCTATGCCTGCAAAGAAACCGCGTTTATTGTTTTCTATGGATTGA
- the LOC132600218 gene encoding uncharacterized protein LOC132600218, whose translation MSMYIYFAAIPLHSLASFVTVFNGLNFSEWHEQVQFHLGVMDLYLALLKEKPAAITDTSSEDEKSFHKAWERSNRLSLMFMRMTIANNIKSTIPQTESAREYLKFVEERFRSADKSLAGTLMAELMTMKFDGSRSMQNHIIEMTNIAARLRTFGMKVDDSFLVQFILNSLPPGYGPFQINCNTIKDKWNVSELSSMLTQEESRL comes from the coding sequence ATgagcatgtatatatattttgcagCTATTCCTCTTCATTCGCTTGCTTCATTTGTTACTGTGTTCAACGGATTGAACTTCTCTGAGTGGCATGAACAAGTCCAGTTCCACTTAGGTGTGATGGATCTTTACTTGGCTCTGCTGAAAGAAAAACCTGCTGCTATTACTGATACGAGCAGTGAGGATGAGAAGTCTTTCCATAAAGCATGGGAACGCTCTAACAGATTGAGCCTTATGTTTATGCGAATGACTATTGCCAACAACATTAAGAGTACTATTCCACAGACAGAAAGTGCCAGGGAATACCTGAAGTTTGTGGAAGAACGTTTTCGTTCTGCTGATAAGTCTCTCGCTGGTACACTAATGGCTGAACTCATGACcatgaagtttgatgggtcgcgtAGTATGCAAAATCACATCATCGAGATGACTAATATTGCAGCAAGACTCCGGACTTTTGGGATGAAAGTGGATGACTCCTTCTTGGTTCAGTTTATTCTAAACTCATTGCCTCCTGGGTATGGACCATTCCAAATTAACTGTAACACTATTAAGGATAAGTGGAATGTTAGTGAATTGTCCAGTATGCTTACTCAGGAGGAATCAAGACTTTAA